In Rhodamnia argentea isolate NSW1041297 chromosome 1, ASM2092103v1, whole genome shotgun sequence, the genomic window GGCTTTATCTTCTTCCTATCAGAATACATGGTCGATATATAAGCCGAAAACGAatcattttaagaaattattttttgtcattgtaCATTAAGGTAGACATCTGTTGGGTTGTCACTCTTTCAATCTATCATTAGTATTATGAGTTGTCAATGGCGTGGCATATTGTTGTTGAAGTTCCCTATCAGGCACGTGAAATAGTTGTCGTACTACTGATATGCTCATTGATCTTTTTCCTGCAGAGAGGTGGACTGATCAGGCAAGAACTTGCAAAGCTGAAGAAAGAAAGTGCTTCCTAAGCGACGGCTTTCCTAATTTTTGTGCCGCAATTTTTTTAAGACTCCACAGTTTTGCTTTTTGCATCATTTCCTTGGTCTCAGAGCAATTTTAAGGGGAATTGAAACTCAAAATTCGTTTGTCTTCCGAAATGGATTCCAGTAGTCATGTGAAAATCTTATTTTTAGAGGCTTGTTTGGGCATAAATTCACCGCTTCACTCTGGAGCAAATGCCATCCACCGCACATAGCAGGTGGCGTGGAAACGAAGTCTATTTCCAAAGTGACTCCTGGCCCTTTTTTAGAGCTATCTACTCTGGTAATAGCTCCCCGCCTTGGGGTAAATTGCAGGAGTCCCTTTTGGATACAAAGACCCCTGCTTGCAAGGTGCTCTGATTGGAAAGTGAACCGGACTGGGTGCTCTTCAAGTCGTAACAAAATGGCTCTTAGGATTGCAATTTCTCAAGACCCTGACTCGAAGTAGTTGTCCCTCTCCAGTTTTTGAAACAATTGTACTTCGTGAGGCATAATAATGTTCTTATAAAACCTTCTCAGCTATAAAGACCGACAATTTGATCCTCGTTCAAATTGCTTATTAATCAACTTCAATGCAAGTACACAAATATACAATAGCTAGATTGAATACCGTACCTAAAAACCATTTGTTGATTGACGCGAATCGGCCATTATAAGCTTCCTTGTCACCACTAGCAGTTGAGCAACTCCTTTATTCAACGGGGCTTCAACATAGCCATGTGAACCCTTTGGTGATTCCTTCGATTGTTTACCCACTGTCGCAAACATCTCTTTCTGGGGTTCTCTCTATCATAAACAGGGGCTTCAATATTTTCGAGACTGGCAATCTTCAAATCCAGGGACGTTGGGAGAGCCTCCCTATATTCCAGGTTTCTGCTACATGGATCAATATGGTTTCTGCTATATGGACGTTGGCAGCATCAAGGCTAGAAAGCTCTAGCAATGCCACCCGAGCTGACATGCGAGAAGGGATTCGATTAGATTCCTTAAGCATTAGACATCCCAGTTGTGCAGAATTTAATGGAAAAACTAAGACTCAGGAGAGTTTTCAAacaacaaatttattttttcatgcaGATTAGACATTCCAAGCAGGACAAAGAAGGTGTTCTGTTGAAACTGAACACTGGCTAAAAGATGTTCTAATAAATTTCTTGAAACAACGGATTTTAAGACTAGCGCATTGGCTGGGAGAAGAGAGAGTGATCCATCACCTTCACTTTCCTCACTTTGATAAGAGTGCCATCACATCTACAGCCAAGTTAtagaaattccaatttttttccacCAAACGATTTGCCTCGCTGTTACCCATTTGATCCTGCACATATGCTTCTTCTGATCTGACTAGGCCCATTGCTGCCAGCTAGCTCAATTGGTTTATGTACAGCAACCGTTTTGCCTTGACTGGCATCTCTCCTGTTTTTAACACTATCACTATCACTATCTTCTTTAAGCGCCTGAACACTTCCTCGTGAAGCTTGCATCAGGGAAGTGGCAGGCTCCTTAGATTCCACCATAACAACGATCTTTCCAATAATGAGGATGTCATCCCTGTCACTCTAATAGGAAAGCCAACCGCCGCCACTGTTTAGTTCAGCACTGGTAGAGGTCACTGATTAGTACTTATTCATTGTCTGTAATGCTTCTTTTGGGGCTGATTTGCTTTCATAGTTCTCAGTTTGTTGATGTTCCAATTATGAATTATGGAAGAGTAGCGGCCCCTTGAAATTCGCAGATATATTTTTTATCCTCTCAGTTCACTCGAGAGCATTTCGTCCTGTTGATTGTGTGTTTCAAGGCTTCCCTGAAGAAATATGGTGGCACCTGGCCATTCTAGGCTTCCCAGATACCTTTTGACTCTGGCGTCACACTGGTGTTCTCTTATATGTCTTCAGGCAACAATGAAACTGAACGAGTTAGCCTATTCCGACCGAGTCACTGACAGTAAATCTGGTTGTAATCTAAGAGCAGACTGAGTAGGGATGGAACTGCTCCTTCTAGCAACCCTTTTTGGTCTGCCTATGCAGAATCAGAAGGTCGACTAGACATTTCGCAATTTCCGGACATCATTTAATTGCTTGATGCAGCTTCTGACTGGATTTTAAAACTCGTCATCCACTGGCATCTAATCTCACTGCAAAACCACATTTCACCATCTTGCTTGCCCAGTCTACTCCAGTCGTTGTTGAATATGTCTATGATAACACGGCTCACTAGATTTGATCTTGTATCACCATGTCACCAATAATCACCACAAGAGCACTTTCCATCCTTGAAATGGTGAAAGCGGCTGTTATCCCTCACAATTATTTCTCTCCCAACTATCTTTGATATAAACTTGATGGCTTCGTGGCAGTCAGTACACACTCTTATATTCTTTATGATTCTGATTTCTGTCCCGGGAGGAGTGCTTATGATGCCAAAAGCAATGGCCAGCCTTTCACTGTGGTGCTGTAACAGTTGTTTTTTCTGCTCCTCCTCAACGTCATGTAGCACTTCACTTGTATTAGGCTTATACCCATCTTTTTCCATCTGCTCTAAAAGAACTTCAAgagcttcatttattttgctgTAGTAGGGATGAGATGTGTCTCCTGACAAAAAGGCATGGACTCTGTTTCTCACTTCGATCCAGCTGCAAGCTGGTTTCTTTTTGAATCCCCTTTGCTTCATAGAAACTTTCCACTTCGCGGCCTCTTTCCATCTCTGGGCAGCGGAATATATATTTGACATTTGAACATAAGCTCCAATACTCTCAGGATCAACTCGAAGGATTCTCTCAGCAACCTTTTCAGCTAACTCAACATTCTTGTGGACTCTACAAGCAGTCATCAAAGGGGACCATAAGCTGCTTGGTTGTTCTGAAGGCATACTGCATATAAAATCATAAGCCTCTTCCAACCGACCTGCTCGACCAAGAAGGTCAGCGATGGCAGCATAATGTTCTAACCctggattaattttaaattcTTGAGTCATACTATTAAAGTACTTCCATGCTTCGTCCACAAGACCTGCATGACTACAAGCTGTCAATACAGCAATAAATGACACATAAGTAGGTTTTACTCCCTCCATTTGCATCTTCTCAAACAATGAGATGGCATCAAGTGCGTGCCCATGTAAAGCACATCCCATTACAATGGCAGTCCACGAAACTATGTCGTGGAGCTCCATATTACTGAAAATGCACTTAGCCTTCTCAATTTTCCCACATTTGGCATACATGTCTACGAGAGAGCTAGCTATGTACACATTATCATCAAATCGGGCTCTCATGATATATCCATGGAGCTGCTTTCCCAGATGTAATGAGGTCAAGTGAGAGCACGCAGGAATGATGCTCGAAAAGGATATAGGACCTGGCTTCACATCGTCCTTCAGCATTAAGCGGAAGAATTTGAGGCCTTCATCAAACATGCCGTTCTGTGAGCAGGCTGCAACAATGGAATTCCAAGAAATGCCATCACGCTGAGGCAACATGTGGAACACACGATACGAATCTGCGACTCGAGCAC contains:
- the LOC115743394 gene encoding putative pentatricopeptide repeat-containing protein At3g23330, translating into MASLPSMVLKAVLNNPHTITTKPRAKQLHAQIVKHKGLSSTSLSFILSIYADLNLLRESLLVFNALPSPPFVAWKSIIRCYTSHGLFAESLASFSRMRAFGKYPDHNVFPSVLKSCAFLMDSRLGEAVHGCVVRLGVDCDLYTGNALMNMYAKFRSLGGNGGIRGFADEVLDEMSQRVNRGNVMRQMDDHESCLDSGPEMYQLNSSGQNEIGSLEIRREACCQRDSVRKVFDMMPKRDVVSWNTVIAGNVQSGMYGEALAMVRAMGNANLRPDSFTLSNVLPIFAEHVDVHKGKEIHGYAVRHGFDTNLFIGSSLLDMYAKCARVADSYRVFHMLPQRDGISWNSIVAACSQNGMFDEGLKFFRLMLKDDVKPGPISFSSIIPACSHLTSLHLGKQLHGYIMRARFDDNVYIASSLVDMYAKCGKIEKAKCIFSNMELHDIVSWTAIVMGCALHGHALDAISLFEKMQMEGVKPTYVSFIAVLTACSHAGLVDEAWKYFNSMTQEFKINPGLEHYAAIADLLGRAGRLEEAYDFICSMPSEQPSSLWSPLMTACRVHKNVELAEKVAERILRVDPESIGAYVQMSNIYSAAQRWKEAAKWKVSMKQRGFKKKPACSWIEVRNRVHAFLSGDTSHPYYSKINEALEVLLEQMEKDGYKPNTSEVLHDVEEEQKKQLLQHHSERLAIAFGIISTPPGTEIRIIKNIRVCTDCHEAIKFISKIVGREIIVRDNSRFHHFKDGKCSCGDYW